One genomic window of Marinobacter arenosus includes the following:
- a CDS encoding SDR family oxidoreductase, with protein sequence MSNTDLFDLTGKVALITGASRGIGESIARTLANYGAHVIVSSRKIDGCEAVASSIREAGGSAEAHACHIGDMDQIDGIWAHIEKAHGKLDILVNNAASNPYFGPVEETDLGAFNKTVDVNIRGYFFMCARGAQMMKKAGGGAIVNVASVNGVNPGHFQGIYSITKAAVISMTKSFAMELGQQNIRVNALLPGLTDTKFASALTTNEAIKKQAMAHIPMKRVADPDEMAGTVLYLVSGASSYTTGACINADGGYLTV encoded by the coding sequence ATGAGTAATACAGACCTGTTTGATCTGACCGGCAAGGTTGCCCTGATCACCGGCGCCAGCCGGGGCATCGGCGAGAGCATTGCCCGCACGCTGGCGAATTACGGCGCTCACGTGATTGTCAGCAGCCGTAAAATCGACGGCTGCGAGGCGGTCGCCAGCAGCATTCGTGAAGCCGGCGGCAGCGCGGAAGCGCACGCCTGTCACATTGGCGACATGGATCAGATTGACGGAATCTGGGCACACATCGAGAAGGCGCACGGGAAACTCGACATCCTGGTGAACAATGCGGCCTCGAATCCCTACTTCGGGCCGGTTGAAGAGACGGATCTTGGCGCCTTCAACAAGACGGTGGATGTGAACATTCGGGGCTATTTCTTTATGTGCGCCCGTGGCGCCCAGATGATGAAGAAGGCCGGAGGCGGTGCCATCGTGAACGTTGCCTCGGTGAACGGCGTTAATCCTGGCCACTTCCAGGGCATCTATTCCATCACCAAGGCGGCGGTTATCTCCATGACCAAATCCTTTGCCATGGAGCTGGGCCAGCAGAACATTCGCGTAAACGCGCTGTTGCCGGGCCTCACCGACACCAAGTTTGCCAGCGCGCTGACCACCAACGAGGCAATCAAGAAGCAGGCTATGGCGCACATTCCCATGAAGCGAGTGGCCGATCCCGATGAAATGGCCGGTACGGTGCTGTACCTGGTGTCCGGAGCCTCCAGCTACACCACCGGTGCCTGCATCAACGCCGACGGTGGTTACCTCACGGTTTAA
- a CDS encoding phosphotransferase family protein, with the protein MTQIDQAMDVREGEELDVAAVDRFMKQAMPELDGAPEIRQYPGGASNLTYQVDYGDRSFVLRRPPFGKIAKSAHDMLREAKVMRALKPVYPYVPNIIAICDDHEVLGCDFYVMERLKGIILREDFPKDFDLSEADTRKLCLNVVDKLVDLHRVDARAAGLDKLGKGEGYVQRQIGGWSDRFRKARTEDVGDFEAVMSWLNEKMPDDIAQVVIHNDFRFDNVVLNPDNPFEVIGVLDWEMATIGDPLMDLGNSLAYWIEADDEGPFQMLRRQPTHRPGMLSRQEVVEYYMEKSGFRVDNFDFYEIYGLFRLAVIIQQIYYRFYHGQTKDKRFAAFGHAANYLEKRCQRLIAESSL; encoded by the coding sequence ATGACCCAGATTGATCAGGCAATGGATGTTCGCGAAGGCGAGGAGCTGGATGTTGCGGCCGTGGACCGGTTCATGAAGCAGGCCATGCCCGAGCTGGATGGTGCCCCGGAGATCCGCCAGTACCCGGGCGGTGCCTCCAACCTGACCTATCAGGTGGACTATGGCGATCGCTCGTTTGTGCTCCGCCGTCCCCCCTTCGGCAAGATCGCCAAGTCGGCTCACGATATGCTCCGTGAAGCCAAGGTAATGCGGGCATTGAAACCCGTCTATCCCTATGTTCCGAACATCATCGCCATTTGCGATGACCACGAGGTTCTGGGGTGCGATTTCTACGTGATGGAACGCCTGAAGGGCATCATCCTGCGCGAGGATTTCCCGAAAGACTTCGACCTGAGCGAAGCCGACACGCGGAAGCTGTGCCTGAACGTGGTCGACAAGCTGGTGGACCTGCACCGGGTGGATGCCAGGGCCGCAGGCCTCGACAAGCTCGGCAAGGGCGAGGGGTACGTGCAGCGCCAGATCGGTGGTTGGAGTGATCGCTTCCGCAAGGCCCGCACCGAGGATGTCGGTGATTTCGAGGCGGTCATGTCGTGGCTCAACGAGAAGATGCCTGACGATATAGCCCAGGTGGTCATCCATAACGATTTTCGCTTCGACAATGTGGTGCTGAATCCGGACAACCCGTTTGAAGTGATCGGCGTGCTGGACTGGGAAATGGCGACCATCGGCGACCCCCTGATGGACCTCGGCAACAGCCTGGCCTACTGGATCGAGGCCGATGACGAAGGGCCTTTCCAGATGCTGCGCCGCCAGCCAACGCACCGGCCGGGCATGCTGAGCCGTCAGGAAGTGGTGGAGTACTACATGGAGAAGTCGGGCTTCCGGGTTGATAACTTCGACTTCTATGAAATCTATGGACTGTTCCGGTTGGCGGTCATCATTCAGCAGATCTATTACCGTTTCTACCACGGCCAGACCAAGGACAAACGGTTTGCCGCCTTTGGCCACGCCGCCAACTACCTGGAGAAACGCTGCCAGCGGCTGATCGCCGAGAGTTCACTGTAA
- a CDS encoding DUF6279 family lipoprotein, with the protein MNCPNVFSSGSLRWLAIACASLVIVSGCSSTRTAYRYADWGIVWWVEDYVTLTDAQSAQLNLGIDQLRQWHCSQELPRYGRWLDSLEADVRQRNLDPDTIAYHQEQLFGFFPPLLEQATPIATDLLASLSDAQVRELAANMAESQREREEEYLADSQKETALARAERTEERVERWLGDLNGQQKSIVAAWSEQRGRQTEIWLEGRRRWQQALLEALERRDQPGFATEVGRLITDSEDIRGEEYQAMMVDSRAAMKTLIHDLIDAGSPTHLAHLRGQAVELSGDFEALTCAPGTDVASGVAD; encoded by the coding sequence GTTTCAGGCTGCAGTTCCACTCGCACGGCCTACCGCTATGCGGACTGGGGGATTGTCTGGTGGGTTGAGGATTACGTCACTCTGACCGATGCCCAGTCAGCACAACTCAATCTCGGTATCGATCAGCTACGGCAGTGGCATTGCTCACAGGAACTCCCCCGATACGGACGCTGGCTCGACTCTCTGGAAGCCGACGTTCGGCAGCGAAACCTGGACCCGGACACCATTGCCTACCATCAGGAACAGCTCTTCGGCTTCTTCCCGCCGCTTCTGGAACAGGCCACGCCCATCGCCACCGATCTGCTGGCCAGCCTGAGCGACGCGCAGGTTCGGGAGTTGGCCGCAAACATGGCGGAAAGTCAGCGCGAACGGGAAGAAGAGTATCTCGCTGACAGCCAGAAAGAGACCGCTCTGGCCCGGGCCGAACGCACTGAGGAGCGCGTTGAGCGATGGCTTGGTGACCTGAACGGGCAGCAGAAGAGCATTGTCGCCGCCTGGTCGGAACAGCGGGGACGGCAGACGGAAATCTGGCTTGAAGGTCGGCGGAGATGGCAACAGGCCTTGCTCGAGGCACTTGAGCGGCGTGATCAACCCGGTTTTGCGACGGAGGTCGGGCGACTGATCACCGACTCCGAGGACATCCGGGGCGAAGAGTACCAGGCCATGATGGTGGACAGTCGGGCCGCCATGAAGACCCTGATACACGATTTGATCGACGCTGGCAGCCCAACCCACCTGGCCCATCTTCGCGGGCAGGCGGTTGAGCTGAGCGGCGACTTCGAGGCCCTGACCTGTGCACCCGGCACCGACGTCGCGAGTGGCGTTGCGGATTAA
- a CDS encoding histidine phosphatase family protein: MATVYLIRHGQASFGKANYDQLSKTGWEQGRALGRWLAGKVAPDAIFGGDLERHRETVEAIATGFGSALPDMQVVPGFNEFDHNEVVTRFRPAWSDRAVMARDLQAFPKPARAFQEAFVQAVRRWASGEHDHEYDETWPAFKARVLQAFDDMIEFADGGDVLVATSGGPISVICQHLLGLDDPRALALNEVIANTSVSRVLYSGPRRSLSVFNNYSHLEAEDPALVTFR; this comes from the coding sequence ATGGCCACCGTTTACCTGATCCGTCATGGACAGGCCAGCTTCGGCAAGGCCAACTACGACCAGCTGTCGAAGACCGGCTGGGAGCAGGGGCGCGCCCTGGGGCGCTGGTTGGCCGGCAAGGTGGCGCCCGATGCCATATTCGGTGGCGACCTCGAGCGGCACCGTGAGACCGTCGAGGCCATCGCAACCGGTTTTGGCAGCGCGCTGCCGGATATGCAGGTGGTTCCCGGGTTTAACGAGTTTGACCACAACGAGGTGGTCACGCGTTTCCGTCCGGCGTGGAGCGATCGCGCGGTGATGGCCAGGGATCTTCAGGCCTTCCCGAAACCGGCCCGGGCGTTCCAGGAGGCCTTTGTTCAGGCTGTGCGCCGCTGGGCCTCGGGGGAACACGATCATGAGTACGACGAGACCTGGCCGGCCTTCAAGGCCAGGGTGCTGCAAGCTTTTGATGACATGATCGAGTTCGCCGATGGCGGTGACGTTCTGGTGGCCACCTCGGGCGGCCCGATCTCGGTGATCTGTCAGCACCTGCTGGGACTCGACGACCCGCGAGCCCTGGCGCTCAACGAGGTCATCGCCAACACCAGTGTCAGCCGTGTGCTCTACTCAGGGCCCCGCCGCAGCCTGTCCGTGTTTAACAACTACAGTCACCTGGAAGCGGAAGATCCCGCCCTGGTGACCTTCCGATAA